GCTTTGAGGAAGTACCAGAGAATCGTGATAGATATGGATATATGTATAAGCTGTGGAGCATGTGTAGCAGTATGCCCTGTCCAAGCCCTCGAGCTGGATCAGAATGCAAAGGCAAGGCTTATATGGGAGAAATGTATTGATGACTTCAGCTGCGTTAAAGTCTGCCCAGTGAACTGTATATGGCCATCCTCCGAGGCTCCACAGCAGTCTAAGGAGAAGAGTGGTTGGTATAGATTTGGCAGGGAGCTAGAGGATATCGAGAGGAAGATCTTTGAGGAGTGGAAGAGCAAATACGGAATCACGGGTGCGCCAGCCGAGCTATAATAATAGAAACAAATTTTGTATATAAAAAATAATTTTATATTATTTTTCCATAGATTTTAGCGGGTTTACTTAGCCCTACCAGTTATAACATAGACCTTTGTTCCACAGTTCGGACATGTCCCTACTATAGCCTTGGCCTTGTTCTTCAGCACAGTCTCTGTTGGGTTCTTCAGCTCAACCTTCTTCCTGCACTTTAGACAGAAGCCCTGTGGCATCTTCTCTCACCGTGTACTCATTACGTAAGGTGAAATTTAAATATTTACCCCCTGGAATCGGGGTAAATCTATTTCTAAAGTACTGTGGGGATTCCGAAGTGTGTGGCAAAAGGGTTTTCATATTACAGCTTGTGATAAAAAGCATATTATTCACTTTATGGGGTTCTCTATATATGTTTTAGAGATCTACCACAGCTAAACAAAGATCCATATGATCGTGATACAACCGTATTACAGCTAGGAGCCTCAAACCTTGAGGGGAAAAGGGATTATGGCGGTGTATCTCTACTCCTCCAGGAGTAGACCCATGTCAGCTAGATATTTCCTAACTATCTTCTTAATAGCCCTCCTAATTATATCTCTAAGGGATGTAGCCCTTATACCCATCATACTCGCCATCTCAGATAAAGAGATCTTCCTCGGTGTATCGAAATAACCCTTCTTATATGCGAATAGAAGCACCTCAAGCTGCCTCGGCGTTAGCTCGCCAGCCTCTATATGCTCAGCCCTCTTCAGAACAACTGGTTGGAGCCCTGCAGATGCCAGGGACTTTATAATATCCCTGAGGGCCCCCAGCCCTGGGACTAATAGTCTATAGCTCATCTCATAGCTGGAAAGGGGGATCCCCTCAACCACAACACAGTCCTCCTTGCTGAGGAGGGAGCATGATGAGCAGCTCCTAGCCCTAACCCAGAGTGTATTGTTCCCCAAGATCCTTACAATCCTAATACCCTTTCTAAGAAGCTGTGACTTGACCTCCTCAGGATCCCCGCTAACGATTCTAAGCATATGGCTCGACATAGTCCTACCAGGGCTAACCCTGACCATCCTTATATCCCAATCCATAGATGCAATAGCATTCGTCACATCACAATCCCTCCTAACAACCTTCACCCACACGTCGAGAAGGGTGGATGACATAATAGCCACTCATATATAATACATAGCGAAATATATATTGAACAACAGATCAGAGCTTAAATATAGAAGCAAGAGATACTCCAAACCATATCAAAGCCGAGCTCCTCCCCTTTCAATTCTATAGTAGATCACTGATCTCTCGCCTGGTTTAGTCCTGGGCCGGGTCTCCGGCCCATTACCCCTATCCCCTCCCGGGGACTCGGGGATATGGCTGTTAGCCCCCATCCATGTTCATCCGGGGGCCTGGTTGCCATGCTTAACCACCTCATCATCTAACCTAGTGCTAACATCAAAGATTATAAGCATAAGCAACATCCCCGCCCTAAAGGACAAGGCTTTCAGTTGTAACAACAACATAGTCTTAGCTATAATTAGAGTTTGAGTTCTATAGAGTAGATTAGATATGAGGCTGTCTCTAATTTAATAATGAATTATAAAACCATTTAGCAGAAAGCCCATTAAGAGGTATGCCCCCTCGATGATTCGCATTGCTTTGAGAAGAGGTGGGAGAGTAAAGATAATAAAGATACAGCTAAGACTAGCAAGGATAAGCAATGGCTTGATCCTAGATAGATTGGTTTGAAGTATCTATCCACAGATGGGAGGGGAGTGGTGTTCCCCTCGACAGAGCCCCATGAGGTGTGGATAAAGCTATTGAACCAACACCAAG
The sequence above is a segment of the Sulfolobales archaeon genome. Coding sequences within it:
- a CDS encoding helix-turn-helix domain-containing protein; protein product: MSSTLLDVWVKVVRRDCDVTNAIASMDWDIRMVRVSPGRTMSSHMLRIVSGDPEEVKSQLLRKGIRIVRILGNNTLWVRARSCSSCSLLSKEDCVVVEGIPLSSYEMSYRLLVPGLGALRDIIKSLASAGLQPVVLKRAEHIEAGELTPRQLEVLLFAYKKGYFDTPRKISLSEMASMMGIRATSLRDIIRRAIKKIVRKYLADMGLLLEE
- a CDS encoding DUF5679 domain-containing protein — translated: MPQGFCLKCRKKVELKNPTETVLKNKAKAIVGTCPNCGTKVYVITGRAK
- a CDS encoding 4Fe-4S dicluster domain-containing protein, whose amino-acid sequence is MGEAVPHGEALRKYQRIVIDMDICISCGACVAVCPVQALELDQNAKARLIWEKCIDDFSCVKVCPVNCIWPSSEAPQQSKEKSGWYRFGRELEDIERKIFEEWKSKYGITGAPAEL